Proteins encoded in a region of the Orcinus orca chromosome 8, mOrcOrc1.1, whole genome shotgun sequence genome:
- the MARK2 gene encoding serine/threonine-protein kinase MARK2 isoform X8, translating to MSSARTPLPTLNERDTEQQTGVTGSGAQSGTQPASLLCMTAAIWRKINGRPTLGHLDSKPSSKSNMLRGRNSATSADEQPHIGNYRLLKTIGKGNFAKVKLARHILTGKEVAVKIIDKTQLNSSSLQKLFREVRIMKVLNHPNIVKLFEVIETEKTLYLVMEYASGGEVFDYLVAHGRMKEKEARAKFRQIVSAVQYCHQKFIVHRDLKAENLLLDADMNIKIADFGFSNEFTFGNKLDTFCGSPPYAAPELFQGKKYDGPEVDVWSLGVILYTLVSGSLPFDGQNLKELRERVLRGKYRIPFYMSTDCENLLKKFLILNPSKRGTLEQIMKDRWMNVGHEDDELKPYVEPLPDYKDPRRTELMVSMGYTREEIQDSLVGQRYNEVMATYLLLGYKSSELEGDTITLKPRPSADLTNSSAPSPSHKVQRSVSANPKQRRFSDQAGPAIPTSNSYSKKTQSNNAENKRPEEDREPGRKASSTAKVPASPLPGLERKKTTPTPSTNSVLSTSTNRSRNSPLLERASLGQASIQNGKDSTAPQRVPVASPSAHNISSSGGAPDRTNFPRGVSSRSTFHAGQLRQVRDQQNLPYGVTPASPSGNSQGRRGASGSIFSKFTSKFVRRNLNEPESKDRVETLRPHVVGSGGSDKEKEEFREAKPRSLRFTWSMKTTSSMEPNEMMREIRKVLDANSCQSELHEKYMLLCMHGTPGHENFVQWEMEVCKLPRLSLNGVRFKRISGTSMAFKNIASKIANELKL from the exons CCCACCTTGGGACACCTCGACTCCAAGCCCAGCAGTAAGTCCAACATGCTGCGGGGCCGCAACTCAGCCACTTCTGCTGACGAGCAGCCCCATATTGGCAACTATCGACTCCTCAAGACCATCGGCAAGGGTAACTTCGCCAAGGTGAAGCTGGCTCGGCACATCCTTACTGGGAAAGAG GTAGCTGTGAAGATCATTGACAAGACTCAACTGAATTCCTCCAGCCTTCAGAAA ctgtTCCGTGAAGTAAGAATAATGAAGGTTTTGAATCATCCCAACATAG TTAAGTTATTTGAAGTGATCGAGACTGAGAAAACTCTCTACCTTGTCATGGAGTACGCTAGTGGAG GAGAGGTGTTTGATTACCTAGTGGCTCATGgcaggatgaaagaaaaagaggctCGAGCCAAATTCCGCCAG atAGTGTCTGCTGTGCAGTACTGTCACCAGAAGTTTATTGTTCATAGAGACTTAAAG GCAGAAAACCTGCTCTTGGATGCTGATATGAACATCAAGATTGCAGACTTTGGCTTCAGCAACGAATTCACCTTTGGGAACAAGCTGGATACCTTCTGCGGCAGTCCCCCTTATGCTGCCCCAGAGCTCTTCCAGGGCAAAAAATACGACGGACCTGAGGTGGATGTGTGGAGCCTGGGAGTTATTCTATATACACTGGTCAGCGGATCCCTGCCTTTTGATGGACAGAACCTCAAG GAGCTGCGGGAGCGGGTACTGAGGGGGAAATACCGTATTCCGTTCTACATGTCCACAGACTGTGAAAACCTGCTTAAGAAATTTCTCATTCTCAATCCCAGCAAGAGAGGCACTTTAGAG CAAATCATGAAAGATCGATGGATGAATGTGGGTCACGAAGATGATGAATTGAAGCCTTATGTGGAGCCACTCCCTGACTACAAGGACCCCCGGCGGACAG AGTTGATGGTGTCCATGGGTTACACACGGGAAGAGATCCAGGACTCGCTGGTGGGCCAGAGGTACAACGAGGTGATGGCCACCTATCTGCTCCTGGGCTACAAGAGCTCCGAG CTGGAGGGCGACACCATCACCTTGAAACCCCGGCCTTCAGCTGATCTGACCAATAGCAgtgccccttccccctcccacaaGGTACAGCGCAGCGTCTCAGCCAACCCCAAGCAGCGGCGCTTTAGCGACCAGG CTGGTCCTGCCATTCCCACTTCTAATTCCTACTCTAAGAAGACTCAGAGTAACAACGCAGAAAACAAGCGGCCTGAGGAGGACCGGGAGCCAGGGCGGAAGGCCAGCAGCACAGCCAAAGTGCCCGCCAGCCCCCTGCCTGGGCTGGAGAGGAAGaagaccacccccaccccctccacg AACAGCGTCCTCTCCACCAGCACAAATCGAAGCAGGAATTCCCCACTTTTGGAGAGGGCCAGCCTTGGCCAGGCCTCCATCCAGAACGGCAAAGACAG CACAGCCCCCCAGCGTGTCCCTGTCGCCTCCCCCTCCGCCCACAACATCAGCAGCAGCGGTGGAGCCCCAGACCGAACTAATTTTCCCCGGGGTGTTTCCAGTCGAAGCACCTTCCACGCTGGGCAGCTCCGGCAGGTGCGGGACCAGCAGAATTTGCCCTACGGTGTgaccccagcctctccctctggCAACAGCCAGGGCCGGCGGGGGGCCTCGGGGAGCATCTTCAGCAAATTCACTTCCAAGTTTGTACGCAG gaacctgaaTGAACCTGAAAGCAAAGACCGAGTGGAGACGCTCAG ACCTCACGTGGTGGGCAGCGGCGGCAGTGACAAGGAAAAGGAGGAGTTTCGGGAGGCCAAGCCCCGCTCGCTACGCTTCACGTGGAGCATGAAGACCACGAGCTCCATGGAGCCCAACGAGATGATGCGTGAGATCCGCAAGGTGCTGGACGCGAACAGCTGCCAGAGCGAGCTGCACGAGAAGTACATGCTGCTGTGCATGCACGGCACGCCGGGCCACGAGAACTTCGTGCAGTGGGAGATGGAGGTGTGCAAACTGCCGCGGCTGTCTCTCAACGGTGTTCGGTTTAAGCGGATATCGGGCACCTCCATGGCCTTCAAAAACATTGCCTCCAAAATAGCCAACGAGCTGAAGCTTTAA
- the MARK2 gene encoding serine/threonine-protein kinase MARK2 isoform X10: MSSARTPLPTLNERDTEQPTLGHLDSKPSSKSNMLRGRNSATSADEQPHIGNYRLLKTIGKGNFAKVKLARHILTGKEVAVKIIDKTQLNSSSLQKLFREVRIMKVLNHPNIVKLFEVIETEKTLYLVMEYASGGEVFDYLVAHGRMKEKEARAKFRQIVSAVQYCHQKFIVHRDLKAENLLLDADMNIKIADFGFSNEFTFGNKLDTFCGSPPYAAPELFQGKKYDGPEVDVWSLGVILYTLVSGSLPFDGQNLKELRERVLRGKYRIPFYMSTDCENLLKKFLILNPSKRGTLEQIMKDRWMNVGHEDDELKPYVEPLPDYKDPRRTELMVSMGYTREEIQDSLVGQRYNEVMATYLLLGYKSSELEGDTITLKPRPSADLTNSSAPSPSHKVQRSVSANPKQRRFSDQAAGPAIPTSNSYSKKTQSNNAENKRPEEDREPGRKASSTAKVPASPLPGLERKKTTPTPSTNSVLSTSTNRSRNSPLLERASLGQASIQNGKDSTAPQRVPVASPSAHNISSSGGAPDRTNFPRGVSSRSTFHAGQLRQVRDQQNLPYGVTPASPSGNSQGRRGASGSIFSKFTSKFVRRNLSFRFARRNLNEPESKDRVETLRPHVVGSGGSDKEKEEFREAKPRSLRFTWSMKTTSSMEPNEMMREIRKVLDANSCQSELHEKYMLLCMHGTPGHENFVQWEMEVCKLPRLSLNGVRFKRISGTSMAFKNIASKIANELKL; the protein is encoded by the exons CCCACCTTGGGACACCTCGACTCCAAGCCCAGCAGTAAGTCCAACATGCTGCGGGGCCGCAACTCAGCCACTTCTGCTGACGAGCAGCCCCATATTGGCAACTATCGACTCCTCAAGACCATCGGCAAGGGTAACTTCGCCAAGGTGAAGCTGGCTCGGCACATCCTTACTGGGAAAGAG GTAGCTGTGAAGATCATTGACAAGACTCAACTGAATTCCTCCAGCCTTCAGAAA ctgtTCCGTGAAGTAAGAATAATGAAGGTTTTGAATCATCCCAACATAG TTAAGTTATTTGAAGTGATCGAGACTGAGAAAACTCTCTACCTTGTCATGGAGTACGCTAGTGGAG GAGAGGTGTTTGATTACCTAGTGGCTCATGgcaggatgaaagaaaaagaggctCGAGCCAAATTCCGCCAG atAGTGTCTGCTGTGCAGTACTGTCACCAGAAGTTTATTGTTCATAGAGACTTAAAG GCAGAAAACCTGCTCTTGGATGCTGATATGAACATCAAGATTGCAGACTTTGGCTTCAGCAACGAATTCACCTTTGGGAACAAGCTGGATACCTTCTGCGGCAGTCCCCCTTATGCTGCCCCAGAGCTCTTCCAGGGCAAAAAATACGACGGACCTGAGGTGGATGTGTGGAGCCTGGGAGTTATTCTATATACACTGGTCAGCGGATCCCTGCCTTTTGATGGACAGAACCTCAAG GAGCTGCGGGAGCGGGTACTGAGGGGGAAATACCGTATTCCGTTCTACATGTCCACAGACTGTGAAAACCTGCTTAAGAAATTTCTCATTCTCAATCCCAGCAAGAGAGGCACTTTAGAG CAAATCATGAAAGATCGATGGATGAATGTGGGTCACGAAGATGATGAATTGAAGCCTTATGTGGAGCCACTCCCTGACTACAAGGACCCCCGGCGGACAG AGTTGATGGTGTCCATGGGTTACACACGGGAAGAGATCCAGGACTCGCTGGTGGGCCAGAGGTACAACGAGGTGATGGCCACCTATCTGCTCCTGGGCTACAAGAGCTCCGAG CTGGAGGGCGACACCATCACCTTGAAACCCCGGCCTTCAGCTGATCTGACCAATAGCAgtgccccttccccctcccacaaGGTACAGCGCAGCGTCTCAGCCAACCCCAAGCAGCGGCGCTTTAGCGACCAGG CAGCTGGTCCTGCCATTCCCACTTCTAATTCCTACTCTAAGAAGACTCAGAGTAACAACGCAGAAAACAAGCGGCCTGAGGAGGACCGGGAGCCAGGGCGGAAGGCCAGCAGCACAGCCAAAGTGCCCGCCAGCCCCCTGCCTGGGCTGGAGAGGAAGaagaccacccccaccccctccacg AACAGCGTCCTCTCCACCAGCACAAATCGAAGCAGGAATTCCCCACTTTTGGAGAGGGCCAGCCTTGGCCAGGCCTCCATCCAGAACGGCAAAGACAG CACAGCCCCCCAGCGTGTCCCTGTCGCCTCCCCCTCCGCCCACAACATCAGCAGCAGCGGTGGAGCCCCAGACCGAACTAATTTTCCCCGGGGTGTTTCCAGTCGAAGCACCTTCCACGCTGGGCAGCTCCGGCAGGTGCGGGACCAGCAGAATTTGCCCTACGGTGTgaccccagcctctccctctggCAACAGCCAGGGCCGGCGGGGGGCCTCGGGGAGCATCTTCAGCAAATTCACTTCCAAGTTTGTACGCAG aaatcTGTCTTTCAGGTTTGCCAGAAG gaacctgaaTGAACCTGAAAGCAAAGACCGAGTGGAGACGCTCAG ACCTCACGTGGTGGGCAGCGGCGGCAGTGACAAGGAAAAGGAGGAGTTTCGGGAGGCCAAGCCCCGCTCGCTACGCTTCACGTGGAGCATGAAGACCACGAGCTCCATGGAGCCCAACGAGATGATGCGTGAGATCCGCAAGGTGCTGGACGCGAACAGCTGCCAGAGCGAGCTGCACGAGAAGTACATGCTGCTGTGCATGCACGGCACGCCGGGCCACGAGAACTTCGTGCAGTGGGAGATGGAGGTGTGCAAACTGCCGCGGCTGTCTCTCAACGGTGTTCGGTTTAAGCGGATATCGGGCACCTCCATGGCCTTCAAAAACATTGCCTCCAAAATAGCCAACGAGCTGAAGCTTTAA
- the MARK2 gene encoding serine/threonine-protein kinase MARK2 isoform X4, with protein MSSARTPLPTLNERDTEQQTGVTGSGAQSGTQPASLLCMTAAIWRKINGRPTLGHLDSKPSSKSNMLRGRNSATSADEQPHIGNYRLLKTIGKGNFAKVKLARHILTGKEVAVKIIDKTQLNSSSLQKLFREVRIMKVLNHPNIVKLFEVIETEKTLYLVMEYASGGEVFDYLVAHGRMKEKEARAKFRQIVSAVQYCHQKFIVHRDLKAENLLLDADMNIKIADFGFSNEFTFGNKLDTFCGSPPYAAPELFQGKKYDGPEVDVWSLGVILYTLVSGSLPFDGQNLKELRERVLRGKYRIPFYMSTDCENLLKKFLILNPSKRGTLEQIMKDRWMNVGHEDDELKPYVEPLPDYKDPRRTELMVSMGYTREEIQDSLVGQRYNEVMATYLLLGYKSSELEGDTITLKPRPSADLTNSSAPSPSHKVQRSVSANPKQRRFSDQAGPAIPTSNSYSKKTQSNNAENKRPEEDREPGRKASSTAKVPASPLPGLERKKTTPTPSTNSVLSTSTNRSRNSPLLERASLGQASIQNGKDSLTMPGSRASTASASAAVSAARPRQHQKSMSASVHPNKATGLPPTDSNCEVPRPSTAPQRVPVASPSAHNISSSGGAPDRTNFPRGVSSRSTFHAGQLRQVRDQQNLPYGVTPASPSGNSQGRRGASGSIFSKFTSKFVRRNLNEPESKDRVETLRPHVVGSGGSDKEKEEFREAKPRSLRFTWSMKTTSSMEPNEMMREIRKVLDANSCQSELHEKYMLLCMHGTPGHENFVQWEMEVCKLPRLSLNGVRFKRISGTSMAFKNIASKIANELKL; from the exons CCCACCTTGGGACACCTCGACTCCAAGCCCAGCAGTAAGTCCAACATGCTGCGGGGCCGCAACTCAGCCACTTCTGCTGACGAGCAGCCCCATATTGGCAACTATCGACTCCTCAAGACCATCGGCAAGGGTAACTTCGCCAAGGTGAAGCTGGCTCGGCACATCCTTACTGGGAAAGAG GTAGCTGTGAAGATCATTGACAAGACTCAACTGAATTCCTCCAGCCTTCAGAAA ctgtTCCGTGAAGTAAGAATAATGAAGGTTTTGAATCATCCCAACATAG TTAAGTTATTTGAAGTGATCGAGACTGAGAAAACTCTCTACCTTGTCATGGAGTACGCTAGTGGAG GAGAGGTGTTTGATTACCTAGTGGCTCATGgcaggatgaaagaaaaagaggctCGAGCCAAATTCCGCCAG atAGTGTCTGCTGTGCAGTACTGTCACCAGAAGTTTATTGTTCATAGAGACTTAAAG GCAGAAAACCTGCTCTTGGATGCTGATATGAACATCAAGATTGCAGACTTTGGCTTCAGCAACGAATTCACCTTTGGGAACAAGCTGGATACCTTCTGCGGCAGTCCCCCTTATGCTGCCCCAGAGCTCTTCCAGGGCAAAAAATACGACGGACCTGAGGTGGATGTGTGGAGCCTGGGAGTTATTCTATATACACTGGTCAGCGGATCCCTGCCTTTTGATGGACAGAACCTCAAG GAGCTGCGGGAGCGGGTACTGAGGGGGAAATACCGTATTCCGTTCTACATGTCCACAGACTGTGAAAACCTGCTTAAGAAATTTCTCATTCTCAATCCCAGCAAGAGAGGCACTTTAGAG CAAATCATGAAAGATCGATGGATGAATGTGGGTCACGAAGATGATGAATTGAAGCCTTATGTGGAGCCACTCCCTGACTACAAGGACCCCCGGCGGACAG AGTTGATGGTGTCCATGGGTTACACACGGGAAGAGATCCAGGACTCGCTGGTGGGCCAGAGGTACAACGAGGTGATGGCCACCTATCTGCTCCTGGGCTACAAGAGCTCCGAG CTGGAGGGCGACACCATCACCTTGAAACCCCGGCCTTCAGCTGATCTGACCAATAGCAgtgccccttccccctcccacaaGGTACAGCGCAGCGTCTCAGCCAACCCCAAGCAGCGGCGCTTTAGCGACCAGG CTGGTCCTGCCATTCCCACTTCTAATTCCTACTCTAAGAAGACTCAGAGTAACAACGCAGAAAACAAGCGGCCTGAGGAGGACCGGGAGCCAGGGCGGAAGGCCAGCAGCACAGCCAAAGTGCCCGCCAGCCCCCTGCCTGGGCTGGAGAGGAAGaagaccacccccaccccctccacg AACAGCGTCCTCTCCACCAGCACAAATCGAAGCAGGAATTCCCCACTTTTGGAGAGGGCCAGCCTTGGCCAGGCCTCCATCCAGAACGGCAAAGACAG CCTAACCATGCCAGGGTCCCGGGCCTCCACGGCTTCTGCTTCCGCCGCGGTCTCTGCGGCCCGGCCCCGCCAGCACCAGAAATCCATGTCGGCCTCCGTGCACCCCAACAAGGCCACTGGGCTGCCCCCCACGGACAGTAACTGTGAGGTGCCGCGGCCCAG CACAGCCCCCCAGCGTGTCCCTGTCGCCTCCCCCTCCGCCCACAACATCAGCAGCAGCGGTGGAGCCCCAGACCGAACTAATTTTCCCCGGGGTGTTTCCAGTCGAAGCACCTTCCACGCTGGGCAGCTCCGGCAGGTGCGGGACCAGCAGAATTTGCCCTACGGTGTgaccccagcctctccctctggCAACAGCCAGGGCCGGCGGGGGGCCTCGGGGAGCATCTTCAGCAAATTCACTTCCAAGTTTGTACGCAG gaacctgaaTGAACCTGAAAGCAAAGACCGAGTGGAGACGCTCAG ACCTCACGTGGTGGGCAGCGGCGGCAGTGACAAGGAAAAGGAGGAGTTTCGGGAGGCCAAGCCCCGCTCGCTACGCTTCACGTGGAGCATGAAGACCACGAGCTCCATGGAGCCCAACGAGATGATGCGTGAGATCCGCAAGGTGCTGGACGCGAACAGCTGCCAGAGCGAGCTGCACGAGAAGTACATGCTGCTGTGCATGCACGGCACGCCGGGCCACGAGAACTTCGTGCAGTGGGAGATGGAGGTGTGCAAACTGCCGCGGCTGTCTCTCAACGGTGTTCGGTTTAAGCGGATATCGGGCACCTCCATGGCCTTCAAAAACATTGCCTCCAAAATAGCCAACGAGCTGAAGCTTTAA
- the MARK2 gene encoding serine/threonine-protein kinase MARK2 isoform X5: MSSARTPLPTLNERDTEQPTLGHLDSKPSSKSNMLRGRNSATSADEQPHIGNYRLLKTIGKGNFAKVKLARHILTGKEVAVKIIDKTQLNSSSLQKLFREVRIMKVLNHPNIVKLFEVIETEKTLYLVMEYASGGEVFDYLVAHGRMKEKEARAKFRQIVSAVQYCHQKFIVHRDLKAENLLLDADMNIKIADFGFSNEFTFGNKLDTFCGSPPYAAPELFQGKKYDGPEVDVWSLGVILYTLVSGSLPFDGQNLKELRERVLRGKYRIPFYMSTDCENLLKKFLILNPSKRGTLEQIMKDRWMNVGHEDDELKPYVEPLPDYKDPRRTELMVSMGYTREEIQDSLVGQRYNEVMATYLLLGYKSSELEGDTITLKPRPSADLTNSSAPSPSHKVQRSVSANPKQRRFSDQAAGPAIPTSNSYSKKTQSNNAENKRPEEDREPGRKASSTAKVPASPLPGLERKKTTPTPSTNSVLSTSTNRSRNSPLLERASLGQASIQNGKDSLTMPGSRASTASASAAVSAARPRQHQKSMSASVHPNKATGLPPTDSNCEVPRPSTAPQRVPVASPSAHNISSSGGAPDRTNFPRGVSSRSTFHAGQLRQVRDQQNLPYGVTPASPSGNSQGRRGASGSIFSKFTSKFVRRNLSFRFARRNLNEPESKDRVETLRPHVVGSGGSDKEKEEFREAKPRSLRFTWSMKTTSSMEPNEMMREIRKVLDANSCQSELHEKYMLLCMHGTPGHENFVQWEMEVCKLPRLSLNGVRFKRISGTSMAFKNIASKIANELKL; encoded by the exons CCCACCTTGGGACACCTCGACTCCAAGCCCAGCAGTAAGTCCAACATGCTGCGGGGCCGCAACTCAGCCACTTCTGCTGACGAGCAGCCCCATATTGGCAACTATCGACTCCTCAAGACCATCGGCAAGGGTAACTTCGCCAAGGTGAAGCTGGCTCGGCACATCCTTACTGGGAAAGAG GTAGCTGTGAAGATCATTGACAAGACTCAACTGAATTCCTCCAGCCTTCAGAAA ctgtTCCGTGAAGTAAGAATAATGAAGGTTTTGAATCATCCCAACATAG TTAAGTTATTTGAAGTGATCGAGACTGAGAAAACTCTCTACCTTGTCATGGAGTACGCTAGTGGAG GAGAGGTGTTTGATTACCTAGTGGCTCATGgcaggatgaaagaaaaagaggctCGAGCCAAATTCCGCCAG atAGTGTCTGCTGTGCAGTACTGTCACCAGAAGTTTATTGTTCATAGAGACTTAAAG GCAGAAAACCTGCTCTTGGATGCTGATATGAACATCAAGATTGCAGACTTTGGCTTCAGCAACGAATTCACCTTTGGGAACAAGCTGGATACCTTCTGCGGCAGTCCCCCTTATGCTGCCCCAGAGCTCTTCCAGGGCAAAAAATACGACGGACCTGAGGTGGATGTGTGGAGCCTGGGAGTTATTCTATATACACTGGTCAGCGGATCCCTGCCTTTTGATGGACAGAACCTCAAG GAGCTGCGGGAGCGGGTACTGAGGGGGAAATACCGTATTCCGTTCTACATGTCCACAGACTGTGAAAACCTGCTTAAGAAATTTCTCATTCTCAATCCCAGCAAGAGAGGCACTTTAGAG CAAATCATGAAAGATCGATGGATGAATGTGGGTCACGAAGATGATGAATTGAAGCCTTATGTGGAGCCACTCCCTGACTACAAGGACCCCCGGCGGACAG AGTTGATGGTGTCCATGGGTTACACACGGGAAGAGATCCAGGACTCGCTGGTGGGCCAGAGGTACAACGAGGTGATGGCCACCTATCTGCTCCTGGGCTACAAGAGCTCCGAG CTGGAGGGCGACACCATCACCTTGAAACCCCGGCCTTCAGCTGATCTGACCAATAGCAgtgccccttccccctcccacaaGGTACAGCGCAGCGTCTCAGCCAACCCCAAGCAGCGGCGCTTTAGCGACCAGG CAGCTGGTCCTGCCATTCCCACTTCTAATTCCTACTCTAAGAAGACTCAGAGTAACAACGCAGAAAACAAGCGGCCTGAGGAGGACCGGGAGCCAGGGCGGAAGGCCAGCAGCACAGCCAAAGTGCCCGCCAGCCCCCTGCCTGGGCTGGAGAGGAAGaagaccacccccaccccctccacg AACAGCGTCCTCTCCACCAGCACAAATCGAAGCAGGAATTCCCCACTTTTGGAGAGGGCCAGCCTTGGCCAGGCCTCCATCCAGAACGGCAAAGACAG CCTAACCATGCCAGGGTCCCGGGCCTCCACGGCTTCTGCTTCCGCCGCGGTCTCTGCGGCCCGGCCCCGCCAGCACCAGAAATCCATGTCGGCCTCCGTGCACCCCAACAAGGCCACTGGGCTGCCCCCCACGGACAGTAACTGTGAGGTGCCGCGGCCCAG CACAGCCCCCCAGCGTGTCCCTGTCGCCTCCCCCTCCGCCCACAACATCAGCAGCAGCGGTGGAGCCCCAGACCGAACTAATTTTCCCCGGGGTGTTTCCAGTCGAAGCACCTTCCACGCTGGGCAGCTCCGGCAGGTGCGGGACCAGCAGAATTTGCCCTACGGTGTgaccccagcctctccctctggCAACAGCCAGGGCCGGCGGGGGGCCTCGGGGAGCATCTTCAGCAAATTCACTTCCAAGTTTGTACGCAG aaatcTGTCTTTCAGGTTTGCCAGAAG gaacctgaaTGAACCTGAAAGCAAAGACCGAGTGGAGACGCTCAG ACCTCACGTGGTGGGCAGCGGCGGCAGTGACAAGGAAAAGGAGGAGTTTCGGGAGGCCAAGCCCCGCTCGCTACGCTTCACGTGGAGCATGAAGACCACGAGCTCCATGGAGCCCAACGAGATGATGCGTGAGATCCGCAAGGTGCTGGACGCGAACAGCTGCCAGAGCGAGCTGCACGAGAAGTACATGCTGCTGTGCATGCACGGCACGCCGGGCCACGAGAACTTCGTGCAGTGGGAGATGGAGGTGTGCAAACTGCCGCGGCTGTCTCTCAACGGTGTTCGGTTTAAGCGGATATCGGGCACCTCCATGGCCTTCAAAAACATTGCCTCCAAAATAGCCAACGAGCTGAAGCTTTAA